The genomic window TCGTCTGGAAGGACTATCCCCAGGTCGCGGACGGCTTCCTGCCCCGCCCCGACATGAAGCCGGTGCGATCGAAGCGCGGAGAGGAAGTGTTCGACGGAGAAGGGGGTGGTGAAGCCGGTGGGCGTGATGGTGCCGGCCAGGTGATCCAGGAGGTGGTAGAGCCGGTCAACGTGGCGAAGGAAATGGCCGCGCGCATCCTGTCTGCCGAGGTCGATGCGGAGAAGGAATCGACCAGCAAGGGGGTTCACGAAAACAACGCCGACCGCGACGGACAGGCACCCCGTCAACATGCGGCCGACATCGCACAGACTGCGCGCGCGGCAGCAGAGCAGGAGGCAGCGCAGGCCCGAGAACGTGATGATCGAAAGGACGGTCGCAGCCATCACAGCGCGCCGCGGGTCGAGGATCAGACGATCGTCGAGCTACGCCAGGATTTCTCCGCCGGCCGCGAGCCTGACGGCATGGACATGGGGATCTAGCCAGTGCTCTCGGTCGCCTCCGTCCGTTCCGCCTCCGGCGCCGCCGGCTACTTCGCCAAGGACGACTATTACACCGTCGACGACAGCTCGGAGGTCAGTGCCTGGGGCGGCGAGGGCGCCTCCGACCTGGGCTTGTCCGGCGAGGTGGCGAAGGATGCCTTCGAAGGCATCCTGAACGGTATTCTGCCGAGCGGGGAGGGCGTGGCACAGGTCGAGAACCGGCGATCGGGCGTCGACCTCACCTTCTCGGCTCCGAAGTCGGTGTCGCTGCTCGCCTATGTCACCGGCGACAAGCGGATCCTCGGCGAGAACGGCGCCAACATGAAGGCGGTCGCGCGGGCGATGGCCTGGGTCGAGAAGAACCTCGCCGAAGGGCGCAAGGACGTGGAAGGGCGCAAGGTTCCGGTGCAGACCGGCAACCTCGTCTTCGCCTTGTTCCAGCATGACACGAGCCGCGCCCTCGATCCTCAGGCGCACGTCCACGCAGTAATCGCCAACCTGACCAAGATGCCCGACGGCAAATGGCAGGCGCTCCATGCCGACAAGATCTGGAGCAACAACACGGTGATCGGCTCGATCTACCACGCCTTCCTGCGCGAGGAGATGGAGAAGCTGGGCTACAGGCTAGAGCTCAAGGGCAAGCACGGGACGTTCGAGGTAGCCGGTGTCCCCAAGGCGGTGCTGGAGGCGTTCAGCCAGCGCCGCGAAGCCATTCTCGAGAAGGCGGCCGAGCTCGGCATTACCTCTCCCAAAGGGCGCGACAGCGTCACCACCAATACGCGCGATCCCAAGCTGAATGTTGAGGACCGCGACGGCCTCCGACGCGAGTGGATCGAGAAGGCGGCGGCCCTCGGCTTCGATGGCAAGGCCCTGCTCGAGGCGGCGCTTGCAAGATCCGAACAGCGCGAGCCGGGAAGCGCTCTCGAGCGCGGCTATCGCGCCGTCTCCGAGGCGCTTACGAACGCCTGGGAAAAGCTTGGCGACGTCCTCAAGCCGCACGATCCTCTCGTCGATCGGGGCCTGGCTCGGGTGACCCACTCGCCGGCAGAAGCTCGTGCGCAGCTGGCTGTTGCGTCCGCCGTGCGCATGCTTTCCGAGCGTGAAGCCGCCTTCAACGTCAACCAGCTCGGCAAGACCGCTCTGGATCTCGGTCTGAAGGGCGTCACGGTCGACCATGTCGAGCGGCGGATCGCTCAGCTTGTGGAACGCGGCCAGCTGATCGCGGGCGAGGCGCGCGTGGGCGACACCCGGCCCCGCATGGTGACCACGCAGGAGGCCCTCAGGACCGAGGAGCGCATTCTCAAGGCGGTGGAGCAGGGGAAGGGCGCTTCCACTCCGATGATTGCGGCCAGCGAGGCTCCCGAGCGCTTGCAGGCACATGCGGATCGCGAGCTCAACGCCGGGCAGCTCGCCGCCGCCACACTGATTGTCTCTTCGGAGGACCGGACGGTGGTGGTGCAGGGCATAGCCGGCGCCGGCAAGTCGACCATGCTGCAGTCCGTCGCGCGGGTCGCCGAGGCGGAGGGGCGGGCCGTCACGGGCCTCGCCTTCCAGAACAAGATGGTGGCGGACCTCGCAGAGGGCGCCGGAATCAAGTCCCAGACCATCGCCTCCTTCATTCTTGCCAACGAGCGGCACGTCACGAACCGGCAGGGCGACGCCTATGAGCAGGCGCGGGCCGTGTTCGGCGGCCAGATGCTCGTCGTCGACGAGACCTCGATGGTGTCGAGCGACGACATGCTGAAGCTCCATCAAATCTCGGCCGCGCTGGGCGTCGACAAACTCGTTCTCGTTGGCGACCGGCAGCAGCTCTCCTCGATCGATGCCGGAAAGTCGTTCGCGCTCATCCAGGCCGGCGGGGGAACCATGGCGCGCATGGACGAGAACATCCGCCAGCGCACCGATCAGCTGCGCACCGTCGCGGCCCTGGCCAATGTCGGCGAAGCGGGCAAGGCCATGAAGGTGCTTGGCGACAGCGTCATCGAGCACAATAGCCCGGCCTTGCACGCAGCCGAAATGTGGCTCGGACTCTCGAGCGCCGATCGGGAGTCGACGGCGGTGTTCGCGTCGGGCCGCGCCTCGCGCGCGATCATCAATCAACGCATTCAGGACGGGCTTGCGGCCGAGAAGACCGTGCGCGGCGAGGGGATTCACCTCACCGTCTACGAGCGGGTGAATACCACGCGCGAGGAGTTGCGGTACGCATCCACCTACCGGCCCGGACAAACCCTCGAGGTAGGCAGGGGAGGCGGTCAGGACGTCGGCCTCGCCGCCGGCCGCTACGACGTCGACAAGGTCCACCCCAACGGCAAGGTCGATCTTCTCGACGGTCGCCGGCGCATCCGGTTCGACCCACAGAAACTCTCGCCAACCGAGAAGCGCGACCGCCTTCAGCTCAGCGAGAAGAAAGATCTTCATCTGCGCGAAGGCGATCGCATTCGCTGGACCGCCAACGACAAGGGGAGGGGGCTCCACAACGCCGCCCTCGCACGCGTCCTCACCATCGATGCGAGCGGCGTCACCGTCGAAACCGCGAGCAAGGAGCGGCTGACGCTCGACCTGGGCGATCCGATGCTGTCGCGGCTCGACCTCGCTTACTCGCTGAACATGCACATGGCGCAGGGCATCACCACCGACAAGGCGATCACCGTCATGTCGAGCCAGGAGCGCAACCTGTCCAACCAGCGCCTGTTCAACGTCGGCGTCACCCGCGTTCGCGACGAAATGACGATGGTGGTGGACGATAAAGCGAAGCTCGAGCGCCAGCTCGACAACAACCCCGGAAACAAGACCTCGGCGCTCGAAACGGTGGGTCGGCTCGACGTCGACCGGGAACGCGGCACGGGCACCAGCCCGCGCGAAAAATTCGATCCCGGCCCTGTCGATCTGTCGGACTTGCCGCCTTTGCCAGGCGACCCGCCGCTTCCGACTGCCGGGAAGGGCCAGGCTGCGTCTGCACCGGGCGATCCCCTCAAATCACCGCCCGAGCTCAAGCCCGACCGCAGCGACGTGCTGCCGCCGCTGCCGGAACGCAGCCTGGGGCTCGATCTGTGACGACCGACCGGCCGGACCGCCGGATTGAAGGAGACGACGATGAGTGGATGGGATTTCGACGACGTCGGCAAGTTCGGCAGCGACAAGGCAGCCGAGGACTTCGCCAAGCGCAACAATGTGGATCCCCGCGACATCCGAACCCGCGACAAGGGCGATGGCGTTGAACTGGAGATCCGGCGCTCCAGTCTGGACCGGCGTGGGCTCAAGGACAGCGGCGAGGGGCGCCGCGACGGCTGGTAACCGGCAGACCGGCGCGGCCCCGGTTGTTGGCCGCGCCTTCCATTCCGAGGGGTGACGCAATGACACAACTGTTCGGATCGCCAATCGCGACCGTATTTCTTATCGTCTGCGCGGTCATTATACTTGCGCTGGTGAAAAGCGCGGCGGCACCGAGTGGACCGCCCGCGCCGGTGGCCAAGCGCTTTCTTACCGACCGCGAGCTGGCCATGCTCGCGGCGATCGAGCGCGCCCTGCCCGCACACCGCATCCACGCGCAGGTGGCAATGGGGGCTCTCCTGCAGGTTCCACGTCGGCTCGGGCGCAAGGTGTCCCCCGCTGATCGAAACAGCTTCTCGCAGAAGATCATCGACTTCGTAGTGCAGGACCGGGAGACTGGAACGATCGTCGCCTTGATCGAGGTCGACGACTATACCCATAACGCCGCGACCGACGCAAAGCGTGATGCGATGACATCGGGCGCTGGCTACACGACGATCCGCATCGCGGCAAAGACCAAGCCGACGCTGGCGAATGTCCGTGAGGCGCTCGCACCGTTGCTTCATTCGGATCGATCTGCGGGCGCGATCGCGGATCGGGGGGCGAACCATGCTTGAGACCCAGATCATACTGGCGATCTACGCCGCATCGCCGCTGTACCTCAGGGGTGATCTCGCCAGCCCGGCATGGGTGCGCCTACCGAGCATTCTAAAGCTTCCTGCCGGCCTTCGGCGGGACGTCCGCATCGGGACTATCGCCGGCCTCGCCCTCCTCGTCTGGGTGGAACTGGCCAGTCACTCGTCGGCGCTCGGAAGGGCCGAGTGCGCGGCGTGGTTGGCGGTGCTTGTCGAGTGCCCCGCCTTTCTGAAGATCGCGATGCACCGCGACCAAGGCGTCTACTATCAATCCAGCGTCGAAGGGGCTGCGTAGTGGCGATCGACGACCGCGACTATACGCGCGAGCGGTATCGCCAGCGGCAGAAGGTTGATCCCGGCAAGCTCCGCTGGGGCTTCGGCAAGGCAGCGAGGGACGCAAACGCGCCGAAGACGAAGTCAACGCCGCTTGGCAGCGCTTCGTTGAATCGACGGAAAATCTCGCGACGACTTCACGCCGCCATGGTCCAGCGCTGGCAACCGCGGCCACCACTCGGGGGGAGAACGGAACCCGTAATGGAACAGTGCGACCTCTTCGGCGAACCGCCGCCTCAATCCCAAGCGGAAGAAGTGACCAAGGTGCCCCTCTCCCCGCTCGCCGCGCCCTGCGCTTTCAGGAACCGATCGAACAAATCCTGCCAACGCCTCGCTCGCGATCCGATCAGGCTGGACGGGCGCACGCTGCACTATCACGGCCGGCTTCTCCTCCACTGTCCCTTGGTATGCTTCAATGGCGCCTCGGCCGAGGAAACCCGGGTCTATGCCGAGGCAGCAGAATGACGGCCAGCAGCCCTGTCCGGTTAACCGGCGTGGTGGACATGACGCCACGTGGGCTGATGCTGATCGAGGGAGACGGGATGCGCTGGCGGCTCGTTGGGGACGTGATCGCCGGACACCTGATCGGTAAGTCGGTCACCGTCGAGGGAATGATCATCGGGGCGGCCATCACGGCCTATTATCTGGCACCGGCGCCGGAGACTTCGCCATGCTGATCCGGGCGACCGCATTCCCATACCGTCGACCGGGGTGCCCGCATTGCGGCCATCTGATCAATCACTGGCCGCGCGACAGCAATCTCGAGAGCTGCCAGCTCTGCCTGCGCCCGATGATCCTCCTTCGACGGCCTACGGACTGGAACGGGCCGAAGCGGCTGCGCGGGCTGCTCGACATCGGATTTGCACTGTACGGCCTGCTCACGATCGGGCTCGTTGCGGTCTTCATCGTCACCGGGCTGTCACCTCACGGCTTTGCCAAGGCAATCTCGGTTCTGCTCTTCATCATCGGCACCGTATTGGCGACCGACGGCGTGCTCGGGCTCCGCTCCGGAATGGACAGGACGGGCAAGCGGCTTCGCGTGGGGCGATCGGCACGCGTCGTTGCCGGCGGGAAGCTCGCTGCGGGCGCGGCGGCGATCCTGCTTTTGTGCATCGGTCTCACCCTCTGAGTAAGGTGGTGCACGAGAGCTTGCGGCGCTTTGCACCAAAGTGGATGTTATCCGCCCGCGCTCAAAGCGGCGGCATCATCCATGACCGTGTCCGGATCGCCGAAGCGATAGGACGCCAATTCTTCGCAATCGCTCCTGCTGAGAGGACTCTTGCTGTAGGTGCCTCGAGCCCAGCTGCTTGTTGTGGTGTGCCTTTCCCCTAACCGCAGCATCTCGTCGTGCGGTGCGACGTACCAGACACCGCGGTCGGGGAACGCGATCCAGATGTCTCGGCCGATATATTTCTTATCGATGGTCCACCGGCCTTTGAGCTGCACCAGCTTGGTATCGCCAGTCGCCTCGTTCAACAGGATCAGGTCGATGCCATTGTCATAGACCGGCAGATAGGCGTTGTAGCCTTGATTGAGTGCGACGGTGACGAGCGCATTGCGGTTCACCACTTCGACAGCATCGCTGGTTAGCTTCATCATCCCTCCTGATACCGTTCGCCCACATGGTCCCGTGCTTTGTGGCAGCTATAACCAAGCCGATACCGGCGACTTCTGCGACGGCGCCTGCTGCACGGTAGAATATCGCAAAAAGCTGATTCAAGGTCTCTGCAATCAGGGGTAGTCATGCTCCGCTACCCGGGGGTGCCTATGCCGATCGTACAGAGATATTTTGAGTTGCGTGATGTGCTGCCGCTGCAAGGGCGGCCATGGATACCGCTCCGCCACGATGCCGATGTCGTGATCGACCCACCTGAGGCCGGTATCGTCGAGCTGCGGGAATATACGGGCATCGCCACTGCCGCGATCTTCGACACCCATCGATCAGAGGGCGACAAGGTCGTCTGGAGCGACTTGGGGGTCGGCGCACACCGGGGCGGCATGGAACCGTGGGGCTATCGCGCTTCCGACCTGTTCTATGGCAGGTCCACTCAGCCGATCGGTTCCAATCTCGTGATCGACCAGTATCTCGAGGACGAACACCTTCACATCTGGCACCTGCATCCCGACCTGGTCGTGGCCCTCCGCCTTCTACGTGAAGGTGATTGCTGGTTTCGACCGGAGGAGGGCTGGGCCGAGGTCGCGCGATTGAAACGAGATGCTGAGGACCGCCCGATCCTGCTTGAGATTAGGCCGGAGTTCCTTGGTGACTACCTCAGCGCCCGCGGCATGGCCCTGTATTGTTCGAGCTATCACCAGCGGACCGCCACCACCATCGACAAGCCTGTCTACAGCTGGCCAGGCGACGCTTTCGCCGAAGTCAGGGGCAGGGACGAGCGGGAGGGTCGAACCGGACCGGGGCGCTGGCCGACCCCCAGTGATCAGTACCGCACGATGGGCGCCATGTGGCGAACGGAATGGGTCCAGCCAAGCGGGCTGAGTACACGCATCCGGGGCGACAAGGATCCCCATACCACGAGCTTCATACTGGAGAGTGACGGCACCCGCAGGTCGGGCGATGGTCTGGCTGGGGTGTCGACATGGTTATATTTCGATCCCACCGTCGTCTCCACCTTGATGCGCCATCGCGGCGCGAGCCTGCATTGGTACAGCGCGGAAACCGGAGGCCTGGGCGCCAGCACCGGTGTCCACTTCGGGGTCAACCGGCTCGGCCTGATCACGGTCTTCGCAAAAGACATCGGAGCACTCGATCCTTGGGAGCAGCGGCTGTGGAGCGCTCATAACGTAACGCCCGACGGCGGCGTGGCAGAGGAGTTGTTCGCCGCTCAGATGGATGTGACACCGGCCAGTACGATCGCACCAGAATCGCAGCTGGCCGCGGCGCTTGCGGAGATCGACGCGGCTTTCAGCGGCAAATATGGCGTCCCGCTCCTCCGCGACGACCAGGCCGTGCCTCGGCTGTTGCGCCGCGCGCACCGCTTCCAGGCGGCTGAAGCAGACGGTTTGCTGGAGCTAGCCAAGGAGGTCACTCGCCTTTTCATGGAGCGGGTCGACGTCGATGCCGTCCTTGCGCCTCTCAACCTGCCCAAACCCAAGGATGGTCGGAAGCCGGGTTCGAATAAGGCGCTGGAGAAACTCCTCGGCAGTCTAATCCCTGGGAACGACGCGAGCACGATGATGGCGCCGCTCTTCGGGATCTACGATCTTCGGCTCGCCGACGCACATCTTGGTTCGAGCAACATCGCCAGCGGCAAGGAGCGGGCAGGGGTCGATGATACCGCGCCAGCAGCGATGCAAGGCCGTCAGCTGCTGGATACCTTCGTGGCTACGCTTCGCCAGATATCGGCGGCGATCGCCTAATCGGGAAGCATATCGACGATGGTCACTTCAGCAATTTTCGATCGCTCGACCCGGAAACGGCCGATCTTGCCACGAGCTGATCGATAACGCTGACCGGCAACGCTCAGCCTTCATGTCATTTATGAGCCTTTGGATGGGCTTCAACGGCTGGATGGAATCGGTGACCGGCGCGGACCATGACGCGGCCATGATCACCGCGATTGCCGAAAACCGGCGAGCTACCGATGCCTATGAAGAGCTGATGCAGGATGACGATTTTCAACGACGCGTGATGGCCTTCTCGCAATTATGGCCGGTGCTCAACGTCCGGGACGTGCGGCAGAAGCTCGGTCGTGATGCCTTCTGGGCGCAGGACCGCGACGAGCTTTTCGACCGCCGTCGACGCGTGGGCGTCCGGATGCAACCAGTGGGCTGGACAGACGGAGATGTCCCAACCTGGCCGCAGCTCTTACGGACCATATATTGCGTTCGCTGCAACCTGTTTCACGGTGCGAAATCGCCCCAGCACGGTCGCGATCGTGACTTGGTGCGGCGATCCGGTCGTATCCTGCGGATGTTCATCGAGCGTGGTCGCTGTTTCGAGTGGACGGACTAGGGCTGCCGCCGAGCCGATGCGCGGTCTGAAAAGGTCGTCCTCGGACGGGAGCTCGACACGATCGAACTCTTGACCCAAAGACAAGGATGGCAGAACATAAGGGGAACGCTCCGAGTCTTTGTTTTTATGCCTGCCGTCGATTCCCGCCTTGCGAACATAGCCCAGCTTCGCTCCATCGCGACACCCATCGCCGAGTACCGGACGATGCCCTTCGGGGTGCCCGAGCTTGACCAGCGGCTTGCCAGCGGGGGCTTGAGAGCGGGAGCGCTCCATGAGGCGACCGCGCATTCATGCTCGCTCGTTGACGATGCGGCGGTGACCCTGTTTTTGTGCGGTATAGCCGCTCGGGAAGCTGCAATCAGCGCAGGACCGGTCCTTTGGGCAAGCTGTCGCAGCGATCTGTACGCCCCGGCGTTGTCTCAGGCGGGGTTGTCCTCAGCTGCCGTCATTCACGCCCAGCCGCGCGATGATGCTGAGTTGCTCGCGGTGGTCGAAGATGCGATCCGAGACGGTACGCCTGCTGCCATCGTTGCCGAGGCTGAGAAGGTCTCGATGGTCGCCTCCCGCCGCCTTCAGCTTGCTGCAGCTGATGCCGACCTCCCGGTCCTGCTCCTGCGACGGCGGCGGCGCCGTGATCACGATCCGTTTGGCGAGCCATCGGCTGCCTGGACTCGCTGGCGGATCGCGAGCGCCCCTTCGGAGAGGCTCGGCGTCGCCGGTGTAGGACGGCCACGCTGGACGGTCGAACTCGCGCGCCAACGAGGTGGCGAGGCTTTTTCCCTGATCGTGGAGGGCAGCGATGAGACGGGTCGTCTCCGCGTTCCTGCCGCACTTGGCCATCGAACGGCTGAGACGGCAGGAACGGTCCGCCACGCGGCCGCCTAGTCGGCCGAGCCTCCAGCCACCCGTCGACGACGATCCCGGCGCTTGCTCCGTCCCGCGCGGGGGCGGCTGGCGGCCGGGTGCCCGGTGGGCCCGCAGCGGAATGCTCACGCGCGCGGACGTTGAGGCACAGATCGCGACCTTGCCACGG from Roseomonas aeriglobus includes these protein-coding regions:
- a CDS encoding conjugative relaxase, translated to MLSVASVRSASGAAGYFAKDDYYTVDDSSEVSAWGGEGASDLGLSGEVAKDAFEGILNGILPSGEGVAQVENRRSGVDLTFSAPKSVSLLAYVTGDKRILGENGANMKAVARAMAWVEKNLAEGRKDVEGRKVPVQTGNLVFALFQHDTSRALDPQAHVHAVIANLTKMPDGKWQALHADKIWSNNTVIGSIYHAFLREEMEKLGYRLELKGKHGTFEVAGVPKAVLEAFSQRREAILEKAAELGITSPKGRDSVTTNTRDPKLNVEDRDGLRREWIEKAAALGFDGKALLEAALARSEQREPGSALERGYRAVSEALTNAWEKLGDVLKPHDPLVDRGLARVTHSPAEARAQLAVASAVRMLSEREAAFNVNQLGKTALDLGLKGVTVDHVERRIAQLVERGQLIAGEARVGDTRPRMVTTQEALRTEERILKAVEQGKGASTPMIAASEAPERLQAHADRELNAGQLAAATLIVSSEDRTVVVQGIAGAGKSTMLQSVARVAEAEGRAVTGLAFQNKMVADLAEGAGIKSQTIASFILANERHVTNRQGDAYEQARAVFGGQMLVVDETSMVSSDDMLKLHQISAALGVDKLVLVGDRQQLSSIDAGKSFALIQAGGGTMARMDENIRQRTDQLRTVAALANVGEAGKAMKVLGDSVIEHNSPALHAAEMWLGLSSADRESTAVFASGRASRAIINQRIQDGLAAEKTVRGEGIHLTVYERVNTTREELRYASTYRPGQTLEVGRGGGQDVGLAAGRYDVDKVHPNGKVDLLDGRRRIRFDPQKLSPTEKRDRLQLSEKKDLHLREGDRIRWTANDKGRGLHNAALARVLTIDASGVTVETASKERLTLDLGDPMLSRLDLAYSLNMHMAQGITTDKAITVMSSQERNLSNQRLFNVGVTRVRDEMTMVVDDKAKLERQLDNNPGNKTSALETVGRLDVDRERGTGTSPREKFDPGPVDLSDLPPLPGDPPLPTAGKGQAASAPGDPLKSPPELKPDRSDVLPPLPERSLGLDL
- a CDS encoding DUF2726 domain-containing protein gives rise to the protein MTQLFGSPIATVFLIVCAVIILALVKSAAAPSGPPAPVAKRFLTDRELAMLAAIERALPAHRIHAQVAMGALLQVPRRLGRKVSPADRNSFSQKIIDFVVQDRETGTIVALIEVDDYTHNAATDAKRDAMTSGAGYTTIRIAAKTKPTLANVREALAPLLHSDRSAGAIADRGANHA